One segment of Acidianus sp. HS-5 DNA contains the following:
- a CDS encoding VIT1/CCC1 family protein, translated as MISEIVRKNYKEEILGATVYEELARIEKNDKVKEVLEELAGGEKSHAAFWKEVADSRGIKLEGLGFFDKLKIRLFKLFRRVFSLPLTLKLVERGEISDAEKYYQLANVAEFNDTERQKLSSIMMQELVHEDLLVQTQINVDKIRDSIYAVSDGLIEVLAGVSGLSSILVSPFLVALGGLIIGISGTISMSIGAYLSSSSENDIRKSKLKKEKLKALLGHVYSEDGNEGNKDSESVKITAISYILGALVPILPFLLGLGGLLGLVTSYAFTGVITFMVGGIIGLLSDVSPLKKGSIMAGLAIGAALVTHLIGIAFHFIGY; from the coding sequence ATGATAAGTGAGATAGTAAGGAAGAATTATAAGGAAGAAATTCTAGGTGCTACAGTTTATGAGGAATTGGCAAGAATTGAGAAAAATGACAAAGTAAAAGAAGTTTTAGAGGAGTTAGCAGGTGGTGAGAAGTCTCATGCTGCTTTTTGGAAAGAAGTTGCAGACTCTAGAGGAATAAAGCTGGAAGGACTTGGATTCTTTGATAAATTAAAAATAAGATTATTTAAACTTTTTAGAAGAGTCTTCAGTCTACCTTTAACTTTAAAACTGGTTGAAAGAGGCGAAATAAGTGACGCGGAGAAATACTATCAATTAGCTAATGTAGCAGAATTTAATGATACGGAAAGGCAAAAGCTTTCGTCAATAATGATGCAGGAGCTTGTACATGAGGATTTACTCGTTCAGACTCAAATTAATGTAGATAAGATAAGAGACTCAATTTATGCAGTAAGTGATGGTTTAATAGAAGTTTTGGCCGGAGTTTCTGGTCTTTCAAGTATTTTAGTATCTCCTTTTCTTGTAGCTTTAGGCGGTCTAATAATAGGAATTTCCGGTACAATTTCAATGAGTATAGGGGCATATCTATCGTCTAGCTCGGAGAATGATATTAGAAAAAGCAAGTTAAAGAAAGAGAAATTAAAGGCGTTATTAGGTCATGTTTATTCAGAGGATGGAAATGAAGGAAATAAGGATTCTGAAAGCGTTAAAATAACTGCTATCTCTTATATTCTTGGAGCTTTAGTTCCGATTCTTCCTTTTCTCTTAGGGCTCGGAGGTCTTTTAGGTCTTGTTACGTCTTATGCGTTTACTGGAGTTATTACATTTATGGTTGGTGGGATTATAGGACTATTAAGTGACGTTAGCCCACTTAAGAAGGGCTCAATAATGGCAGGATTAGCAATAGGAGCTGCGTTAGTTACGCACTTAATTGGAATAGCCTTTCACTTTATAGGCTACTGA
- a CDS encoding carbon-nitrogen hydrolase family protein, with amino-acid sequence MKIAVVQPYTVNSALSLTEKALISGAQLVLLPEKWVKTVEELPLKDFQRLAVKYTAYIIPGAVEDGVSIIAPIIDSSGDIKGLAKKLHLFNKEKEKLMPGTYSIIFSISGIKIGIAICYDLDFPEVIRKMVSRGAEIILVPSKISYNGIEIWREYLRVRSLENRVTIVNANVYNPPNYPGKSVAFMPHKRDDNIVDLLTLAELGEEENFAIADINPLSYFHIRLERIKEIKDFDVMELQ; translated from the coding sequence TTACAGAGAAGGCACTAATATCTGGAGCGCAATTAGTACTCCTACCAGAAAAATGGGTTAAAACTGTTGAAGAATTGCCGTTAAAAGATTTCCAGAGATTGGCAGTAAAATACACTGCATACATTATTCCTGGAGCAGTTGAGGACGGAGTATCGATTATAGCGCCAATTATAGACTCTTCTGGTGATATCAAAGGATTAGCTAAGAAATTACATCTCTTTAATAAAGAAAAGGAAAAACTAATGCCGGGAACATATTCAATAATTTTTTCTATTTCTGGAATAAAAATTGGTATTGCAATTTGTTACGATTTAGATTTTCCTGAAGTAATAAGAAAAATGGTATCGAGAGGTGCGGAAATAATCCTTGTGCCTTCTAAGATAAGCTATAATGGAATCGAAATTTGGAGAGAATACTTAAGAGTTAGAAGTCTAGAGAATAGAGTTACAATAGTAAATGCTAATGTTTACAATCCACCAAATTATCCAGGGAAAAGTGTAGCGTTCATGCCACATAAAAGAGATGACAATATAGTAGATTTACTTACTTTAGCGGAGTTAGGAGAAGAAGAAAATTTTGCAATAGCAGATATTAATCCTTTGTCTTATTTTCACATAAGGTTAGAAAGAATAAAGGAAATTAAGGATTTTGACGTGATGGAACTGCAGTAA